The proteins below come from a single Dinghuibacter silviterrae genomic window:
- the murC gene encoding UDP-N-acetylmuramate--L-alanine ligase, with amino-acid sequence MEPTRIYFVGIGGIGMSALARYFLSRGVRVSGYDRARTALTAALEAEGASLYYADSLSSVDAAAEWVVYTPAIPATSVILSYYRSSGVPLMKRSDVLQRITSGTFNICIAGTHGKTTITTMTAHILRHSGYGCTAFLGGIAANYNTNFWSTRADVCVVEADEYDRSFLKLDPSMAVITAMDPDHLDIYGTAEAMEEAFIAFANRVKPGGWLLSKFGLTREVDLPQHLTYSLTSASASVHAVGLRPEDGAYVFDVALPGAVLEGVVLHMGGRHNVENTLAAVAVAHQLGIDSNAIRSAVSAFKGVHRRFEYVLRTPEVVLVDDYAHHPEELRALITGAKDLFPGRTCTVVFQPHLFSRTRDLAQEFAASLDGADEVILLPIYPARELPMPGVTSELILDKMKNPRKRILSKEELLAWAANALDATGAAGVLSGASGVSAGAAGPLAAPRLIIMAGAGDIDALVAPVAERLKNGR; translated from the coding sequence GGAACCGACGCGTATATATTTTGTAGGGATCGGCGGCATCGGGATGAGCGCCCTGGCGAGGTATTTCCTCTCGCGCGGGGTTCGCGTGAGCGGGTATGACCGGGCGCGCACAGCGCTTACAGCCGCCCTTGAGGCGGAGGGGGCTTCCCTGTATTATGCCGACTCTCTTTCGTCGGTGGATGCGGCTGCCGAATGGGTTGTCTATACCCCTGCGATTCCCGCCACCAGTGTGATCTTGTCCTACTACCGCTCTTCCGGCGTCCCGCTTATGAAACGCAGTGACGTGCTGCAACGGATAACTTCGGGGACGTTCAACATCTGTATCGCGGGTACCCACGGCAAGACCACCATCACCACGATGACCGCCCACATCCTGCGGCACAGCGGGTATGGCTGCACCGCTTTCCTCGGTGGGATCGCCGCGAACTACAATACCAATTTCTGGAGCACCCGCGCGGATGTCTGCGTTGTGGAAGCTGACGAATACGACCGGTCCTTCCTGAAGCTCGACCCGTCTATGGCGGTCATTACCGCTATGGATCCGGATCACCTCGACATCTATGGGACGGCGGAGGCCATGGAGGAGGCGTTTATTGCGTTTGCCAACCGCGTGAAACCCGGCGGATGGCTGCTTTCCAAATTTGGGCTCACGCGCGAGGTGGACCTCCCCCAACATCTGACCTACAGCCTCACCTCCGCGTCGGCCAGCGTCCACGCCGTCGGTCTGCGCCCCGAGGACGGGGCCTACGTCTTCGACGTCGCCCTGCCGGGTGCCGTGCTCGAAGGCGTCGTGCTCCACATGGGCGGCCGCCACAACGTCGAGAACACCCTCGCCGCCGTGGCCGTGGCCCACCAATTGGGGATCGATTCGAATGCCATACGGTCAGCCGTGTCCGCTTTCAAGGGCGTACACCGCCGTTTCGAATACGTCCTCCGGACCCCCGAAGTGGTGCTCGTCGACGACTACGCTCACCACCCCGAAGAACTCCGGGCCCTGATCACCGGTGCCAAGGATCTTTTTCCCGGGCGCACCTGTACCGTGGTTTTCCAGCCCCACCTCTTTTCGCGGACACGGGACCTGGCGCAGGAGTTTGCGGCCAGCCTCGATGGAGCGGACGAAGTTATTTTGTTGCCGATATATCCGGCCCGGGAGTTACCCATGCCAGGGGTGACGAGCGAGCTGATTTTGGATAAGATGAAAAATCCGCGGAAGCGGATACTATCGAAGGAAGAGCTGCTGGCGTGGGCCGCCAACGCCTTGGACGCCACCGGCGCCGCGGGCGTTTTGTCCGGTGCCTCAGGCGTTTCGGCCGGTGCCGCTGGCCCGCTGGCCGCGCCGCGCCTCATCATCATGGCCGGCGCCGGCGACATCGACGCACTGGTGGCGCCCGTGGCAGAAAGACTTAAAAATGGGAGATGA
- a CDS encoding cell division protein FtsQ/DivIB: MGDEGKRYGKWRKILVWGFWLLVAAGGTTLLVAAIRHQNRALCKSVRIEISGTGRRMVDSAELEAILTDQHTRHLVGTPSGSISIRRLEKRIGDNPWVKKADLFFDSKQVLWVKVIEREPVARLFTQEGSSFYVDLDGARLPLKDYFPVPLPVFTSCPLDKRNWNGPDTALAREIAALSVYLQGHPFWMNMVQQVDVNDARQFELVPAVGDYVLRIGDTSDLDRKFTRLKVFYERVIPRVGWNKYAVVDARYTGEIIGVRRDAQSASIDTAKAAALLKDLIEQGRTAMRDTVVRAAPVPREPVPDIDSTRSLVPDEGAGAAAAASGAAHSATKPAAGAPKPGSGGQKPKAVLPPKKKK, translated from the coding sequence ATGGGAGATGAGGGGAAACGATATGGTAAGTGGAGAAAGATCCTGGTATGGGGTTTCTGGCTCCTGGTCGCGGCAGGCGGCACCACCCTGCTGGTGGCGGCCATCCGTCACCAGAACCGCGCTTTGTGTAAGTCGGTGCGGATTGAGATCAGCGGGACGGGACGGCGGATGGTAGACAGCGCGGAACTGGAGGCCATCCTGACCGACCAGCATACCCGCCACCTCGTGGGGACGCCTTCCGGGTCCATTTCGATCCGGAGGTTGGAGAAAAGGATAGGGGACAACCCCTGGGTAAAAAAAGCGGATTTGTTCTTTGATAGCAAACAAGTGTTGTGGGTAAAAGTGATCGAAAGGGAACCGGTCGCCCGGTTGTTTACACAGGAAGGCTCGTCCTTCTACGTAGACCTCGACGGCGCCCGTCTTCCGCTCAAAGACTACTTTCCCGTTCCTCTTCCGGTCTTTACCTCCTGTCCGCTGGACAAGAGGAACTGGAATGGGCCGGACACCGCCCTGGCACGGGAGATTGCAGCACTCAGCGTTTACCTGCAGGGCCATCCGTTTTGGATGAACATGGTCCAGCAGGTCGACGTCAACGACGCCCGCCAGTTCGAACTGGTACCCGCCGTGGGGGACTACGTCCTGAGGATCGGCGACACCAGCGACCTGGACCGTAAGTTCACCCGTCTTAAAGTGTTTTACGAGCGCGTCATCCCCCGCGTGGGCTGGAACAAGTACGCCGTCGTAGACGCCCGGTACACGGGTGAGATCATCGGTGTACGGCGCGACGCCCAAAGCGCTTCGATCGACACCGCCAAGGCGGCGGCCCTGTTAAAGGACCTGATCGAGCAGGGGCGGACGGCGATGCGCGACACTGTTGTCCGGGCAGCGCCCGTTCCGCGGGAACCGGTACCGGACATCGATAGTACGCGGTCGCTGGTGCCGGATGAGGGGGCGGGAGCGGCGGCTGCCGCGAGTGGGGCCGCGCACAGCGCGACGAAACCCGCGGCCGGCGCTCCGAAGCCGGGCTCCGGCGGCCAAAAGCCGAAAGCCGTGCTGCCGCCAAAAAAGAAAAAGTGA
- the ftsA gene encoding cell division protein FtsA — translation MYNEQPIIVGLDIGTTKIAAIAGRKNEYGKLEILGFGRANSNGVQHGMVLNIDQTIKAIQTALENCYASNPNLEINEVYVGIAGHHIKSLQTRGDIVRQNTDEEICQREIDQLINDQYKTYIPAGDQIIDVIPQEFTVDNFQNIPNPIGYSGVKVGANFHIITGDKNAIRNIHRSVDKAGLRTRDLVLQPLASAAAVMCEHDLEAGVAIVDIGGGTTDLAVFYEGILKHTAVIPFGGENITNDIKTGLGVLKTQAEQMKVQFGSALSDEAKGNAFITIPGLRGMAPKEISVKNLAHIIQARMSEILDFVTYHLKQVGLDNRLLNGGVILTGGGAQLKHLIQLTEYVTGLNARTGFPNEHLAAGHIEELAKPMYATCIGLILKGYNVYENNENLLHEGGKKKTVKEEQDVTEVALDREEGIGTIKVKKRKKNIKNFMDSIKDGLIDLFKEEEDSQL, via the coding sequence ATGTATAACGAACAACCCATCATTGTGGGGCTGGACATCGGCACCACAAAGATCGCAGCCATAGCGGGCCGGAAAAATGAATATGGCAAACTGGAGATCCTGGGGTTTGGTCGTGCGAACTCAAACGGTGTCCAACATGGGATGGTCCTCAACATCGACCAGACCATCAAGGCCATCCAAACGGCCCTGGAGAACTGCTATGCCTCGAACCCAAACCTCGAAATCAACGAGGTCTATGTGGGGATCGCCGGGCATCACATCAAAAGCCTCCAGACCCGGGGTGATATTGTGCGCCAAAACACGGATGAAGAGATCTGCCAGCGGGAGATAGACCAACTGATCAACGACCAGTACAAAACCTATATCCCGGCCGGGGACCAGATTATCGACGTGATCCCGCAGGAGTTCACGGTGGATAATTTCCAGAATATTCCCAACCCGATCGGTTATAGTGGTGTAAAGGTGGGCGCCAACTTTCACATCATCACCGGTGACAAGAATGCCATCCGCAACATCCATCGCAGCGTCGACAAGGCGGGGTTGCGCACCCGCGACCTCGTGTTGCAGCCACTGGCTTCCGCCGCGGCGGTGATGTGCGAGCACGACCTCGAAGCCGGGGTGGCCATCGTGGATATAGGCGGGGGCACCACCGACCTGGCCGTTTTTTATGAAGGCATCCTTAAACACACGGCCGTTATACCTTTTGGCGGGGAGAACATCACCAACGACATCAAGACCGGTTTAGGCGTCCTCAAGACCCAGGCCGAGCAGATGAAGGTGCAGTTTGGTTCCGCCCTGTCGGACGAGGCCAAGGGGAATGCCTTTATCACCATCCCCGGTCTGAGGGGGATGGCGCCGAAGGAAATCAGCGTCAAGAACCTGGCACACATCATCCAGGCGCGCATGAGCGAGATCCTGGACTTCGTTACCTATCACCTCAAACAGGTGGGTTTGGACAACCGGCTGCTCAACGGCGGCGTCATCCTTACCGGTGGCGGTGCCCAGCTCAAGCACCTGATCCAGTTGACAGAATACGTGACCGGGTTAAACGCCCGTACCGGCTTCCCCAACGAGCACCTGGCGGCCGGGCATATTGAGGAACTCGCCAAGCCCATGTACGCCACTTGTATCGGGCTTATCCTCAAAGGCTATAACGTCTATGAGAACAACGAAAACCTGCTCCACGAAGGCGGGAAGAAAAAGACCGTCAAGGAAGAACAGGACGTCACCGAAGTGGCGCTGGACCGGGAGGAAGGGATCGGAACCATCAAGGTCAAGAAGCGCAAAAAGAACATCAAGAATTTTATGGATTCGATCAAAGACGGTCTGATCGACCTGTTCAAGGAAGAAGAAGACAGCCAATTGTAA
- the ftsZ gene encoding cell division protein FtsZ codes for MIHFDLPKEKSSIIKVIGIGGGGSNAVNFMHGQGIEGVNFIICNTDAQAIANSKVPNKIQLGPHLTQGLGAGANPEIGRQATEESLEEIRRILEVNTKMAFITAGMGGGTGTGGAPIVARICKEMGILTVGIITTPFTYEGKKRIQQGEEGINRLKDHVDTLLVISNDKLRHQYGNLKMKEAFAKADNVLATAAKCITDVINSTGQINVDFADVCTVMRNGGVAILGSGAAEGDNRAQRAIEQALNSPLLNDNDIRGAKWILININSAEGEHEFTMDEVDIIQNYLLSQAGPNSDVIMGLGYDSSLQGKIGITLIATGFEHEGLTADEKAAAMQAPIPEEKIVMTLQMETNEKKPNGQQALFAEPGRATAPSAAAPAPAAAIPPPDSMAPSLVEPAAPAGDFFISRVDNPKAPAKEEKIVMPLQDLSAEVPPTVTRAEVPPAAARAEAPKPAQPQAAARPATGTPDASKTPVPPSRPTARPDTTGRGFLARPSNIYDEEPQAPKPTPSFPEEAPTFDMQLVIKDQPSQPRNPQPVLPYTPEPTQPGPDEMDEQRRKAAERLQKLRNLSFNVNAPDGGNEFEAVPAYVRRNMELYNTVNSIENFYSNYTVKSSEDNKGEISTINTFLEGKKPD; via the coding sequence ATGATTCATTTCGATTTGCCGAAGGAAAAGTCTTCCATCATCAAGGTCATCGGTATCGGGGGCGGTGGGAGCAATGCCGTAAACTTTATGCACGGCCAGGGGATAGAGGGTGTAAACTTCATCATCTGCAATACGGACGCGCAAGCGATCGCCAATAGCAAGGTGCCCAATAAGATACAACTGGGCCCTCACCTTACCCAGGGATTAGGCGCCGGGGCCAACCCCGAGATCGGGCGCCAGGCCACCGAAGAAAGCCTGGAGGAGATCCGCCGCATCCTGGAGGTCAATACAAAAATGGCCTTTATCACCGCCGGTATGGGCGGTGGTACCGGAACGGGCGGCGCACCAATCGTGGCCCGCATCTGTAAGGAAATGGGGATCCTCACCGTGGGGATCATCACTACGCCCTTTACTTACGAAGGCAAGAAACGCATCCAGCAAGGGGAGGAGGGGATCAACCGGCTCAAGGACCACGTGGATACCCTGCTCGTCATCAGCAATGATAAGCTCCGTCATCAATACGGCAACCTCAAGATGAAGGAAGCCTTTGCAAAAGCGGACAACGTCCTGGCTACTGCAGCCAAGTGTATCACCGATGTCATCAACAGCACGGGTCAGATCAACGTTGACTTTGCGGACGTTTGTACCGTGATGCGCAACGGAGGTGTCGCCATCCTGGGCAGCGGAGCGGCAGAAGGAGACAACAGGGCCCAACGCGCCATCGAGCAGGCGCTCAATTCACCGCTGCTCAACGACAACGATATCCGCGGCGCCAAATGGATCCTCATCAACATCAACTCCGCCGAAGGCGAACACGAATTCACTATGGACGAGGTGGACATCATCCAGAACTACCTCCTCAGCCAGGCCGGTCCGAATTCCGATGTGATCATGGGTCTGGGCTACGACAGCAGCCTCCAGGGCAAGATCGGGATCACGCTGATCGCCACCGGTTTTGAACACGAGGGTCTGACGGCCGACGAAAAGGCCGCCGCTATGCAGGCGCCCATTCCGGAGGAAAAGATCGTGATGACGCTCCAGATGGAGACTAACGAGAAGAAGCCGAACGGACAACAAGCGCTTTTTGCCGAGCCCGGTCGGGCGACCGCGCCTTCTGCCGCCGCGCCGGCACCCGCCGCCGCGATACCGCCGCCGGACAGCATGGCCCCCAGCCTCGTAGAACCCGCTGCGCCCGCCGGCGACTTCTTCATCAGCCGGGTGGACAATCCAAAAGCTCCGGCTAAAGAGGAAAAGATCGTGATGCCCTTGCAGGACCTCTCGGCGGAAGTACCGCCGACGGTCACCCGCGCGGAAGTGCCACCGGCCGCCGCCCGCGCCGAAGCGCCGAAGCCCGCGCAGCCCCAGGCCGCCGCGCGCCCCGCGACGGGCACGCCCGACGCCTCGAAAACGCCGGTGCCGCCTTCGCGCCCCACGGCCCGCCCGGACACCACCGGCCGCGGTTTCCTGGCCCGCCCTTCCAACATCTATGACGAAGAGCCCCAGGCGCCCAAGCCCACCCCATCCTTCCCGGAGGAAGCGCCGACGTTTGACATGCAACTCGTGATCAAAGATCAGCCTTCTCAACCCCGGAACCCCCAGCCTGTTCTTCCGTATACCCCGGAACCCACACAACCGGGGCCGGACGAGATGGACGAGCAACGCCGTAAGGCTGCCGAACGGCTTCAAAAACTGCGCAACCTTTCGTTTAACGTTAATGCACCGGACGGGGGCAACGAATTCGAAGCCGTACCCGCCTACGTGCGCCGGAATATGGAACTGTACAATACCGTCAATTCCATCGAGAATTTCTACAGCAATTATACTGTCAAGTCTTCCGAGGACAACAAGGGGGAGATCAGCACGATCAACACCTTCCTCGAAGGCAAAAAACCGGATTGA
- a CDS encoding S-adenosylmethionine:tRNA ribosyltransferase-isomerase — translation MKQGPRVLNINDYTYNLPEDRIAQYPLAERDASKLLVYKNGGITEAPYRDLPAHIPQDAFMVFNDTKVIEARLLFRKESGGQIEIFCLEALGVEPTTAMMQQGEATWKCLVGGAGKWKTGALIRTWEGVTLTAEKLGQVPDGYQVKFTWTPEELHFAEVLHRAGLVPLPPYLHRSSEALDTERYQTVYARTDGSVAAPTAGLHFTQGLIEALRDKGVDTGFVTLHVGAGTFKPVKADRMEDHVMHAEWIDVTRTFIQTLRDTKGPVIPVGTTALRTLESLYWMGVKAQGGTKNLDLTQWEVYEDLPQEMTTKQALDGLLEWMDGRDRLVAQTQLLIAPGYRPRVARALVTNFHQPGSTLLLLVAALIGVDWKKVYAYALEHDFRFLSYGDGSLLWFKK, via the coding sequence ATGAAGCAGGGTCCAAGAGTATTGAATATCAACGATTATACGTATAACCTTCCGGAGGACCGGATAGCCCAATACCCCCTGGCGGAACGCGACGCCTCCAAATTGCTGGTATATAAAAACGGAGGAATCACCGAAGCCCCCTACCGCGACCTGCCCGCGCACATCCCGCAGGACGCTTTCATGGTCTTCAACGATACAAAGGTCATCGAAGCCCGGCTGCTGTTCCGCAAGGAAAGCGGCGGTCAGATAGAAATTTTTTGCCTGGAGGCCCTTGGCGTTGAGCCCACGACCGCCATGATGCAACAAGGGGAAGCCACCTGGAAGTGTCTCGTGGGCGGGGCGGGGAAGTGGAAAACGGGCGCACTGATACGCACCTGGGAGGGCGTCACCCTGACGGCAGAAAAACTGGGCCAGGTACCGGACGGCTACCAGGTGAAATTTACCTGGACGCCGGAGGAACTGCACTTCGCGGAGGTATTGCACCGCGCCGGTCTTGTTCCGTTGCCCCCCTATCTCCACCGGTCATCGGAAGCGCTGGATACGGAACGGTACCAGACCGTGTACGCGCGAACCGACGGGTCGGTCGCAGCGCCGACGGCGGGTTTACATTTTACGCAAGGATTAATCGAAGCACTGCGCGACAAGGGCGTAGACACCGGTTTTGTCACGCTGCACGTCGGCGCGGGGACGTTCAAACCCGTAAAGGCGGACCGGATGGAGGACCACGTCATGCACGCCGAATGGATCGACGTTACGCGCACCTTTATACAAACCTTACGCGACACCAAAGGCCCTGTGATTCCGGTGGGGACCACGGCATTGCGCACCCTGGAAAGTCTTTACTGGATGGGCGTCAAGGCGCAGGGCGGCACAAAAAATCTGGACCTGACGCAATGGGAGGTCTACGAGGATCTGCCCCAGGAGATGACAACAAAACAGGCGCTGGACGGTTTGCTGGAATGGATGGACGGAAGGGACAGGCTGGTCGCCCAAACCCAACTCCTGATCGCGCCGGGATACCGGCCCCGGGTGGCCAGGGCGCTGGTGACCAATTTTCACCAACCCGGATCGACGCTGCTCCTGCTGGTGGCGGCATTAATAGGAGTGGACTGGAAAAAAGTCTATGCGTACGCGCTGGAACATGATTTCCGGTTTTTAAGTTATGGGGATGGGAGTCTTCTTTGGTTCAAAAAATAG
- a CDS encoding KUP/HAK/KT family potassium transporter has translation MAKRSLNNVTLAGLVIALGIIYGDIGTSPLYVFNAIINGRVISEELILGSLSCIIWTLTLQTTIKYVILTLKADNRGEGGIFSLYALVRRRRKWLVFPAMIGGSALLADGMITPPISVTSAVEGLRQIPHFAGITQTSIMYIVLVILAILFFAQQFGTMNIGKLFGPIMFIWFAMLAVVGLPHIADDWGIFKALSPSYAIVLLTKYPGGFWLLGAVFLCTTGAEALYSDLGHCGRGNIRISWIFVKTCLILNYLGQGAYLLAHQGTGNPFFAIMPAWFRIIGIVIATMAAIIASQALISGSFTLISEAMRLNLWPKLKINYPTEERGQLFIAGINALLWVGCSGIVLYFRSSSNMEAAYGLAITLCMLATSMLFANFLVSRRVARGWIYLYLSVYLTIECSFLFANLKKFHHGGFVTLIVGGLLFLVMYVWFRSRKIKNRYVEFVQLEHYLPMLQELSNDMTVTKFSTHLVFMTSALSPKEIEHKIMYSILNRKPKRADIYWFVHVEILDDPYTCEYVVSTIIPNEVIRVDFRFGFRVEQRIQLMFRKVVEDMVLNKEVNIVSRYESLQRNNVVGDFQFVVLEKFLSHDNELPFWERLIMRAYFYLKEISLSEERGFGLDPTYVTVEKFPLIVSPVSQLRLHRVN, from the coding sequence TTGGCCAAAAGGTCCTTAAACAACGTAACCCTGGCGGGACTGGTGATTGCATTGGGGATTATTTACGGCGATATTGGTACCTCCCCGCTTTATGTATTCAACGCGATCATCAACGGGCGCGTCATCAGTGAGGAGCTCATCTTAGGTTCCCTGTCCTGCATCATCTGGACACTCACGCTACAAACCACCATCAAGTATGTGATCCTGACCCTGAAAGCGGACAACCGGGGGGAAGGGGGGATCTTTTCCTTGTATGCATTGGTGCGCAGACGTCGCAAGTGGCTGGTGTTTCCGGCGATGATCGGGGGCTCGGCGTTGCTGGCCGACGGGATGATCACACCGCCCATATCGGTGACGTCCGCCGTGGAAGGGCTGCGCCAGATACCTCATTTCGCCGGGATCACCCAGACGTCTATCATGTACATCGTCCTGGTCATCCTGGCCATCCTGTTTTTCGCCCAGCAGTTCGGGACGATGAACATCGGGAAATTGTTCGGGCCCATCATGTTTATCTGGTTCGCAATGCTGGCGGTGGTGGGCTTGCCGCATATCGCGGATGACTGGGGTATTTTCAAAGCATTGTCTCCATCTTATGCGATCGTGCTGCTGACCAAATACCCGGGCGGGTTCTGGCTGCTGGGAGCGGTGTTTCTTTGTACCACCGGTGCGGAAGCCTTGTATTCGGACCTGGGGCACTGCGGGAGGGGCAACATCCGCATCTCCTGGATCTTTGTCAAGACCTGTCTGATCCTGAACTACCTGGGTCAGGGAGCATACCTGCTCGCGCACCAGGGGACGGGAAACCCCTTTTTTGCGATCATGCCGGCCTGGTTCAGGATCATCGGGATCGTGATCGCCACGATGGCGGCGATCATCGCCAGCCAGGCCCTGATTTCCGGATCTTTTACCCTGATCAGCGAAGCGATGCGGCTGAATCTTTGGCCGAAATTGAAAATCAACTATCCGACGGAAGAGCGGGGACAACTTTTTATCGCGGGAATCAATGCGCTGCTTTGGGTCGGGTGTTCGGGGATCGTCCTCTACTTCCGTTCCTCTTCGAATATGGAGGCCGCGTATGGCCTGGCCATCACCCTGTGTATGCTGGCCACCTCCATGTTGTTTGCCAACTTCCTGGTATCCCGGCGGGTGGCCAGGGGATGGATCTACCTGTATCTTTCGGTCTACCTGACCATAGAGTGTAGCTTTCTTTTTGCCAACCTCAAAAAGTTCCACCATGGAGGCTTTGTCACGCTGATTGTCGGCGGGCTTCTTTTCCTGGTCATGTATGTCTGGTTCCGTTCCCGAAAAATCAAAAACCGGTATGTGGAATTCGTGCAGCTGGAACACTACCTGCCCATGCTACAGGAATTGTCGAACGACATGACGGTGACGAAGTTTTCCACGCACCTGGTCTTTATGACGAGCGCGCTCAGTCCAAAGGAAATCGAGCACAAGATCATGTACTCCATCCTGAACCGGAAACCCAAACGTGCGGACATCTACTGGTTCGTCCACGTGGAGATCCTGGATGATCCTTATACCTGCGAATACGTGGTGTCCACCATCATCCCCAACGAGGTCATCCGGGTCGATTTCCGGTTTGGCTTCCGGGTAGAACAGCGCATCCAGCTCATGTTCCGGAAGGTGGTGGAGGACATGGTGCTGAACAAAGAGGTGAATATCGTGAGCCGGTACGAGTCGCTACAACGCAACAACGTGGTGGGCGATTTCCAGTTTGTCGTGTTGGAGAAATTTCTATCCCATGACAACGAACTCCCCTTTTGGGAACGCCTGATCATGAGGGCCTATTTCTATCTAAAGGAAATCTCGTTGTCCGAGGAAAGGGGGTTTGGACTCGACCCCACATACGTGACCGTGGAGAAATTTCCGCTCATCGTTTCCCCGGTATCGCAGTTGCGGTTGCACAGGGTCAATTGA
- a CDS encoding FkbM family methyltransferase yields MSWLKGILIQVLGERRYLQTLCSSFQRFLRLGWLNKSFYRDVYFLKEYIRPGDTCIDIGAHLGYYSFELCRLSGETGAVYAVEPISKFNSVIERYMRRHAYPTLRLFKVALGGDGGTVAMGIPQVGARKRFAYAKIIEKSDAFDFVETEQVRNEDPNELFGHLPKIDFIKCDVEGFEVRLFAKMQPTVARYRPMIVCELNAVTDRADMARMLEPLGYACYFLEGWKWRKIDAYGPTTYFPHNYYYLTAEHIKAHKELVGTPLN; encoded by the coding sequence ATGAGCTGGCTCAAGGGCATATTGATACAAGTACTGGGTGAGCGGCGTTATCTACAGACCCTTTGTTCCTCCTTCCAGCGCTTTCTCCGGCTGGGTTGGCTCAATAAGTCTTTTTATCGGGACGTTTACTTCCTGAAAGAATACATCCGGCCGGGAGATACCTGTATTGATATAGGTGCACACCTGGGGTATTACAGTTTCGAGCTTTGCCGTCTGAGCGGTGAAACAGGTGCCGTCTATGCCGTGGAACCGATTTCAAAGTTCAACAGCGTGATCGAACGATACATGCGGCGTCACGCCTACCCCACGCTTCGCCTTTTTAAGGTGGCGCTCGGGGGAGACGGAGGCACCGTCGCCATGGGCATTCCGCAGGTGGGCGCGCGCAAACGCTTTGCTTACGCCAAGATCATCGAAAAAAGCGACGCCTTCGACTTCGTCGAAACCGAACAGGTAAGGAACGAAGACCCCAACGAGCTTTTTGGCCACCTTCCCAAGATCGATTTTATCAAATGCGACGTTGAGGGATTTGAAGTGCGTCTTTTTGCCAAAATGCAACCCACCGTCGCCCGGTACCGCCCGATGATCGTGTGCGAGCTCAACGCCGTGACCGACCGTGCCGATATGGCCCGGATGCTGGAGCCCCTGGGCTACGCATGTTATTTCCTCGAAGGGTGGAAATGGAGAAAGATCGATGCCTACGGACCCACCACCTATTTCCCGCACAACTATTATTACCTGACCGCCGAACACATCAAAGCCCACAAGGAGCTGGTGGGTACGCCCCTCAATTGA
- a CDS encoding class I SAM-dependent methyltransferase, with product MKRMFQKANTFIKDLSYASRVGLLLAPFRHLFRFLLNFSLISSWINKHSGKIAFSDFYRPFRNYEDRVKLHEYIVRQEGLEQKPIHYFEFGVAGGYSFKWWLNACKNNDSAFFGFDTFEGLPENWHFYKKGDMAYDAPTLEDKRARFIKGLFQESVPPFLEEYRDHFMKAPVTRVLHLDADLYTSTLFALTAMAPYLRNGDIIMFDEFNVPNHEFAAWTEFVKCYYIKYEVLGAVNNFYQTCFKVIK from the coding sequence ATGAAAAGAATGTTTCAAAAGGCCAATACTTTTATAAAGGATTTATCTTATGCGTCAAGGGTGGGGCTACTTCTGGCGCCTTTTCGTCACCTTTTCCGTTTCCTGCTAAACTTCTCCCTCATCTCCTCCTGGATCAACAAGCATAGCGGTAAAATTGCTTTTTCCGACTTCTACCGGCCCTTTCGGAATTATGAAGACCGTGTAAAATTGCACGAGTACATCGTCCGGCAGGAAGGTCTGGAGCAAAAACCCATTCACTACTTCGAATTCGGCGTCGCGGGTGGTTATTCTTTCAAGTGGTGGCTCAATGCCTGCAAAAACAACGACTCTGCATTTTTCGGTTTCGACACTTTTGAAGGCCTGCCCGAAAACTGGCATTTTTATAAGAAAGGGGACATGGCGTACGACGCACCCACCCTGGAGGACAAAAGGGCACGGTTTATCAAGGGTCTTTTCCAGGAGTCCGTCCCCCCTTTCCTGGAGGAATACCGGGACCATTTTATGAAAGCACCGGTGACCCGTGTATTGCATTTGGACGCCGACCTCTATACATCTACCCTTTTCGCGCTGACGGCCATGGCGCCGTACTTGCGTAACGGCGACATCATCATGTTCGACGAGTTTAACGTCCCCAACCACGAGTTTGCCGCCTGGACAGAATTCGTAAAATGTTACTACATCAAGTACGAGGTGCTGGGCGCGGTGAACAATTTTTATCAGACCTGTTTCAAAGTTATTAAATGA